One genomic segment of Triplophysa rosa linkage group LG22, Trosa_1v2, whole genome shotgun sequence includes these proteins:
- the ppwd1 gene encoding peptidylprolyl isomerase domain and WD repeat-containing protein 1 → MASDVSRDGSENKRKLEDNEDEWVGPLPSEATQTKKKKVLEYERVYLENLPSASMYERSYMHRDVISHIVCSKTDFVITASQDGHVKFWKKEEEGIEFVKHFRSHLGVIECASVSAEGALYCSVGDDQAMKVFDVVNFDMINMLKLGFHPGQCEWIYNPGDAISTVACSEKSTGKIFVYDGRGGNQPLHRFDKMHGAPLSQIRLNPKYRVIVSADKAGMLEYWTGLPSEFKFPRQVEWEYKTDTDLYEFAKGKTYPSSLAFSHDGKKMATIATDRKVRIFRFLTGKLMRVFDESLTMFTELQQMRQQLPDMEFGRRMAVERELEKVDGIRLANIIFDETGHFVLYGTMLGIKVINVETNRCVRILGKQENIRVVHLALFQGVAKAMQAAPTIEMKASDNPALQNHDPDPTIFCTAFKKNRFYMFTKREPEDTKSAESDRDIFNEKPSKEEVMAATQAEGPKRVSDSAIIHTTMGDVHIKLFPVECPKTVENFCVHSRNGYFNSHIFHRVIKGFMIQTGDPTGTGMGGESIWGGEFEDEFHATLRHDRPYTLSMANAGPGTNGSQFFINVVPTPWLDNKHTVFGRTTKGMEVVQRISNLKVNPKTDKPYEDISIINITIK, encoded by the exons ATGGCGTCCGACGTGAGCCGCGATGGTTCAGAAAATAAACGAAAGTTAGAGGACAATGAAGATGAATGGGTCGGTCCATTACCTAGCGAGGCTAcgcaaacaaaaaagaagaaag ttctTGAATATGAAAGAGTTTATTTGGAAAATTTGCCCTCCGCCTCCATGTATGAAAGAAGTTACATGCACAGAGATGTTATATCCCACATTGTTTGCTCCAA AACAGATTTTGTTATCACGGCGAGTCAAGACGGCCATGTAAAGTTCTGGAAGAAGGAAGAGGAGGGAATAGAGTTTGTGAAACACTTTCGCAGTCACTTGG GTGTGATCGAGTGTGCTTCTGTAAGTGCTGAGGGTGCACTTTACTGCTCCGTGGGTGATGATCAAGCTATGAAAGTCTTCGATGTGGTCAACTTCGACATGATCAACATGCTTAAACTTGG CTTCCATCCGGGCCAATGCGAATGGATTTATAATCCGGGCGATGCCATTTCCACAGTCGCCTGTTCGGAGAAATCAACGGGGAAGATTTTTGTTTACGACGGTCGTGGAGGTAATCAGCCTTTGCACAGGTTTGACAAGATGCACGGCGCGCCGCTGTCTCAAATCCGCCTGAATCCAAAGTATCGCGTCATCGTCTCGGCGGATAAAGCGGGGATGCTGGAATACTGGACGGGGCTCCCGAGCGAATTCAAATTTCCACGGCAGGTGGAATGGGAGTATAAGACGGACACGGACTTGTACGAGTTTGCCAAGGGCAAAACGTATCCTTCCAGCCTGGCTTTCTCTCACGACGGCAAGAAAATGGCCACAATCGCTACGGACCGCAAAGTGAGGATTTTCAGATTCCTGACTGGAAAGTTGATGAGGGTGTTCGACGAATCGTTAACG ATGTTCACGGAGCTCCAGCAGATGCGCCAGCAGTTGCCTGATATGGAGTTTGGCCGCAGGATGGCTGTAGAGCGAGAGCTGGAGAAGGTGGACGGCATTCGACTCGCCAACATCATCTTTGATGAGACCGGACACTTCGTGCTGTATGGCACTATGCTGGGCATCAAGGTCATAAATGTGGAGACTAACAG GTGTGTGCGGATCCTTGGGAAACAGGAGAACATTCGGGTGGTGCATCTCGCCTTGTTTCAGGGTGTAGCCAAGGCCATGCAGGCAGCTCCGACCATTGAGATGAAGGCCTCCGACAACCCAGCTCTGCAGAACCATGACCCAGACCCAACCATCTTCTGCACGGCCTTCAAGAAGAATCGCTTTTACATG TTTACAAAGAGAGAGCCAGAGGACACCAAGAGTGCCGAATCTGACCGCGACATCTTCAACGAGAAGCCTTCTAAAGAGGAAGTGATGGCAGCCACACAAGCAGAAGGGCCAAAAAGAGTGTCAGACAGCGCCATCATCCACACCACGATGGGCGACGTACACATCAAACTCTTTCCTGTgga ATGCCCTAAAACGGTGGAGAACTTCTGCGTCCACAGCAGGAACGGCTACTTCAACAGTCACATATTTCATCGGGTCATCAAG GGTTTCATGATCCAGACCGGTGACCCGACGGGCACGGGGATGGGTGGAGAAAGCATCTGGGGCGGAGAGTTTGAAGACGAGTTTCACGCCACCCTGAGACACGACAGACCCTACACCCTCAGTATGGCCAATGCAGGCCCAGGAACCAACGGCTCGCAGTTCTTCATCAACGTCGTCCCAACC CCCTGGTTGGACAACAAGCACACCGTCTTTGGGAGGACCACTAAGGGTATGGAGGTTGTCCAGAGGATCTCCAACCTTAAAGTCAACCCCAAGACTGACAAGCCATACGAAGACATCAGTATCATAAATATCACCATCAAATAA